Part of the Pseudomonadota bacterium genome is shown below.
AAATTTTCGCACCTGGTTGCGGAAAAAATCCGAATCCTCCACCACCAGGATATTTTTGCCGCTGACTGGTTCACTGTCTTTTGCCTCATTATCCTTTTCAGCCATTGGCGGCCGGGATGCAAACCAGTCGGGGTTCAATGTTTCCATGACTTCGAAGACATCAACGATCAAGGTGGTCTGGCCCTCGATAATGGCGGAACCGCTGATCCCGTTCTGTCGCAAGGTCATTTCATCAACACTAATCGCCACATCCACCGCATCAACCGGCGGCGCTGCCAGCAACCCGACTTCGCGACCGGCTATCGGAAAGATTATAACAATCAATTCTTCCCGGTTTTCCAGCACGCCAACGCTCGCCACCTCTTCCAGGGCATAGACCGGCAGGCTGCCGCCCCGGTACTGGAGGACCTTCTTGCCTCCCTTGATTTCAATATCCTTCGCTTTCACTTGCTCCACCCGGGCCACCAGGCTTAAGGGCACCGCGCATTGTTCATCCGGGCCGTTGCGAAACAAGAGCAGGGAAAGTTTGGCCGCCGTCCCTGTGCTCTTTTCTGCCGCTTCAGCCTGTTTCGCGGCGGTTTCCATCCCGGCCAGTGAGGCCAATTCAGCCAAGCGGGCCAGTCCGGGAACATCAAGGATAAGGGCCACCTGCCCGTCACCCATGATGGTGGCCCCGGCATAAGCTCGACAATTTTGCAGATGCTGTCCAAGGGGTTTGACCACAATTTCAACCGTATCATCAAGGTCATCTACCACCATGGCATACTTGTACGGCCCGGCGGAAACGATGACCAGGTTTACATCACTGGTATAACTCTGCCTTCGTTCAGGAATGCTTTCCACGGCTACCGGCTTTTTATCCTCCCCTTCGGCAGCCAGTTCTTCAATCCGGGAGTCGGCCAGGACGGCGCGACGATCCTGTTTACATTCTCCGGTTTCGGGATCAACAAAGGTGGAATCCAAGTGCAAAACCCGGGAAAGATGAATGATGGGAATCAATTCACCCCGCAGCATCAGCACCTCGGCACCGCCAACCATTTCAATCTGCTCCCGAATCCGATTGGCGGGCACCCGGAGCATTTCTTTGACATTAACCTGGGGGATGGCGTAGCGGTCATCACCGATGACCACCAGCAGGCTGGGAATAATCGCCAGGGTCAAGGGCAATTTAATCCGGATGGTGGTCCCCTTATCAACTTCAGTTTCAATATTCACCTGGCCGCCAAGCTTATCCAGATTGTTTTTGACCACATCCATGCCCACACCGCGGCCGGAAACATCCGTAACCTTTTCAGCCGTGGATAATCCGGGCAACATAATCAGGTTGGCCTTTTCCTGCTCACTCATATTTTCCGCCTGCTCGGCGGTGATCAGGCCTTTTTCCAGGGCCTTGGCGGTAATTTTTTTGGTATCCAGGCCTTTGCCGTCATCGCTGATTTCGATATTGATCTGGCCGGATTCATGGTAGGCCCTAAGCAGGATTTTACCCACCGGATCCTTCCCCCTGGCCAGCCGCTCATCCGGTAATTCAATTCCATGATCGGCTGAGTTGCGCACCAAATGGGTAAGGGGATCGCCCAGGCCTTCCATAATGGTTTTATCCAGCTCAACATCCTTACCTTCCAGAATCAGCTCAAGCTGTTTGCCAAGGTTCCGGGACATATCCCGAATAACCCGGGGAAATTTATTGAAAATATTGCCCACCGGCTGCATCCGGGTGATCATGATCGCTTCCTGCAGTTCCGAGGTCACCAGGTCAATGCGCTGACCGGCGTTATTACGATCTCCCCGATCGCCGCTGGTAATCGACTGCAACAACTGGTTGCGGGCCAGGACCAGTTCACCGGCCAGGGTCATCAATTGATCCAGAACGCTGACATGCACCCGGACCGATTCAGCCTGGGGGCTGGCAGCCGGCGCGGCAGCCGAAGATTTTTTCGCGGCTGTTTCAGCCTGGGTGGTGATCTCTTTGGTTTTTTTCTCCGGGGCTGGAGAAACCGGCGCTTCAGCAGGTTCAGTTTCCGGCACCGGGAGAGGTGGAGCTTCGGCTTTTGCCGCCGGTTCCGGTTCTAAAGCCGGTTCCGGCACATCCTTTGGCGGCACATCCGCTTTCTCTTCAACTTCAGAAACTACGGCTGCCGGTTGTTCTGCCGGGGATTTGAGCTGCTCATCCAGAGACATCATCTGTTCGGCTTTTAAATCCAGCAGAGTCGGCAGAAGATCCGGCTCAATAATGCTGGCATAGAGGACATCCAAAGGCAGGCGATTGCTGAATTCTCCATCTTCAAGGGTACCCACCGCTAGAAAGTCAACTTTGAGATCCACTACTTCACCGCTGTCCTGAAGCCCTTTGATAATCTCCAGGGGGTTTTTACCCTGCTGCTGGACATCATGGATAAGATCATAGTTGAGCAGATACAAATATTTGCCTCCTTTTTGCGCCTGCTGCAGCTCAAGTTCGGAAAGGGCAAAAAC
Proteins encoded:
- a CDS encoding chemotaxis protein CheW — protein: MMMDDETLQMYVEEAGEHLEDIESDLLTIEQDGADLDEELVNKVFRAAHSIKGGAGFLGLTAIKELSHKIENLLDMVRNRQMVPTPDIVNIVLLAFDYLSRMLKNVSASNEMDIAEHIEALEGLATANLTAGEQESAEKDVAIKDADNREVFALSELELQQAQKGGKYLYLLNYDLIHDVQQQGKNPLEIIKGLQDSGEVVDLKVDFLAVGTLEDGEFSNRLPLDVLYASIIEPDLLPTLLDLKAEQMMSLDEQLKSPAEQPAAVVSEVEEKADVPPKDVPEPALEPEPAAKAEAPPLPVPETEPAEAPVSPAPEKKTKEITTQAETAAKKSSAAAPAASPQAESVRVHVSVLDQLMTLAGELVLARNQLLQSITSGDRGDRNNAGQRIDLVTSELQEAIMITRMQPVGNIFNKFPRVIRDMSRNLGKQLELILEGKDVELDKTIMEGLGDPLTHLVRNSADHGIELPDERLARGKDPVGKILLRAYHESGQINIEISDDGKGLDTKKITAKALEKGLITAEQAENMSEQEKANLIMLPGLSTAEKVTDVSGRGVGMDVVKNNLDKLGGQVNIETEVDKGTTIRIKLPLTLAIIPSLLVVIGDDRYAIPQVNVKEMLRVPANRIREQIEMVGGAEVLMLRGELIPIIHLSRVLHLDSTFVDPETGECKQDRRAVLADSRIEELAAEGEDKKPVAVESIPERRQSYTSDVNLVIVSAGPYKYAMVVDDLDDTVEIVVKPLGQHLQNCRAYAGATIMGDGQVALILDVPGLARLAELASLAGMETAAKQAEAAEKSTGTAAKLSLLLFRNGPDEQCAVPLSLVARVEQVKAKDIEIKGGKKVLQYRGGSLPVYALEEVASVGVLENREELIVIIFPIAGREVGLLAAPPVDAVDVAISVDEMTLRQNGISGSAIIEGQTTLIVDVFEVMETLNPDWFASRPPMAEKDNEAKDSEPVSGKNILVVEDSDFFRNQVRKFIENAGYPVVDAEDGQLAWDYLQEHPDEVMLVVTDLEMPNMDGFELTKTIKADQRFAALPVIALTSLASEEHQTKGNEVGIDDYQIKLDREKLLQSIGVRLPR